From Chiroxiphia lanceolata isolate bChiLan1 chromosome 11, bChiLan1.pri, whole genome shotgun sequence, the proteins below share one genomic window:
- the TKT gene encoding transketolase — translation MEDYHKPDQQTLQALKDTANRLRISSIKATTAAGSGHPTSCCSAAEIMSVLFFHTMRYKVQDPRNASNDRFVLSKGHAAPILYSVWAEAGFLQEGELLNLRKIDSVLEGHPVPRQAFTDVATGSLGQGLGAACGMAYTGKFFDRASYRVYCLLGDGELSEGSVWEAMAFAGFYKLDNLVAIFDVNRLGQSDPAPLQHHVEIYQKRCEAFGWHAIIVDGHSVEELCKAFGQAKHQPTAIIAKTYKGKGISGVEDKESWHGKPLPKNMAEQVIQEIDDKIQNKKKLSPALPEEDAPIVNIRNIKMPSPPTYKVGEKWATRKAYGVALAKLGHANDRVIALDGDTKNSTFSELFKKEHPSRYIECYIAEQNMVSVAVGCATRDRTIAFASTFATFFTRAFDQIRMAAISESNINLCGSHCGVSIGEDGPSQMGLEDLCMFRAIPNSTVFYPSDAVATERAVEIAANTKGICFIRTSRPENPVIYNNNEDFHIGQAKVILKSKDDQVTVIGAGVTLHEALAAAEQLRKEKIFIRVIDPFTIKPLDKKTILESARATKGRIITVEDHYHEGGIGEAVCAAVVGEPGVTVSRLAVSQVPRSGKSAELLRMFGIDKDAIMQAVRAAVSKSRNAE, via the exons ATGGAGGATTACCACAAGCCCGACCAGCAGACGCTGCAGGCGCTGAAGGACACGGCCAACCGGCTCCGCATCAGCTCCATCAAGGCCACGACCGCGGCCGGCTCCGG CCACCCTACATCATGTTGCAGTGCAGCAGAGATTAtgtctgtgctgtttttccatACCATGAGGTACAAAGTGCAAGACCCCAGAAACGCCAGCAACGACCGGTTTGTTCTTTCAAAg GGTCATGCAGCACCAATTTTGTATTCTGTTTGGGCAGAGGCTGGATTTCTACAAGAAGGAGAATTACTGAACTTGAGGAAAATTGATTCTGTCCTAGAAGGACACCCAGTTCCA AGACAAGCATTCACTGATGTGGCTACTGGATCCCTTGGGCAGGGTCTTGGTGCTGCATGTGGCATGGCATACACTGGCAAGTTCTTTGACAGAGCCAG CTATCGAGTGTATTGTCTGCTTGGAGATGGAGAGTTATCTGAGGGCTCTGTTTGGGAGGCAATGGCCTTTGCTGGCTTTTACAAGCTGGATAATCTCGTTGCCATATTTGATGTTAACCGTCTTGGACAAAGTGACCCCGCTCCTCTGCAACACCACGTGGAAATCTACCAGAAACGCTGCGAGGCCTTTGG CTGGCATGCTATCATCGTGGATGGACACAGTGTGGAGGAGCTTTGCAAAGCCTTTGGCCAGGCCAAACACCAGCCAACAGCCATCATTGCAAAGACTTACAAAGGCAAAGGCATATCAG GTGTTGAAGATAAGGAAAGCTGGCATGGAAAGCCCCTTCCAAAAAATATGGCTGAACAAGTCATTCAAGAAATAGATGATAAAatccaaaataagaaaaagcttTCTCCGGCCCTCCCAGAAGAAGATGCACCTATAGTAAATATTAGAAACATTAAGATGCCATCTCCACCAACTTACAAAGTGGGAGAAAAG tggGCTACACGCAAAGCTTACGGGGTTGCACTGGCAAAACTGGGCCATGCCAACGATCGAGTGATTGCTTTGGATGGGGACACAAAGAACTCCACCTTCTCAGAGCTCTTCAAGAAGGAACACCCCAGTCGCTACATCGAGTGCTACATTGCTGAGCAGAACATG gtgagcGTTGCAGTCGGTTGTGCCACTCGGGACAGAACCATTGCCTTTGCCAGCACCTTCGCCACCTTCTTCACGCGGGCGTTCGACCAGATCCGCATGGCCGCCATCTCCGAGAGCAACATCAACCTCTGCGGCTCCCACTGCGGCGTCTCCATCG GTGAGGATGGGCCGTCTCAGATGGGACTGGAGGACCTGTGCATGTTCCGGGCTATTCCCAACTCCACTGTGTTTTATCCCAGTGATGCTGTAGCCACTGAAAGAGCAGTGGAAATAGCTGCCAACACCAAG GGCATTTGTTTCATCAGAACTAGTCGTCCTGAAAATCCTGTCATTTACAACAACAATGAGGACTTCCATATTGGACAGGCAAAG GTGATTTTGAAGAGCAAGGATGACCAAGTGACTGTGATCGGAGCAGGAGTCACTCTGCATGaggctctggctgcagcagagcagctgaggaaag agaaaatctTCATCCGTGTGATTGATCCCTTCACTATAAAGCCCCTGGATAAGAAGACAATACTTGAAAGTGCAAGAGCAACCAAGGGCAGAATCATCACTGTTGAGGACCACTACCATGAAG GTGGCATCGGCGAGGCCGTGTGTGCCGCGGTGGTGGGCGAGCCCGGCGTCACCGTGAGCCGCCTGGCCGTGTCCCAGGTGCCCCGCAGCGGGAAGTCAGCGGAGCTCCTGAGGATGTTTGGCATTGACAAGGATGCCATCATGCAGGCCGTGAGGGCGGCCGTGTCCAAGTCCAGGAACGCCGAGTAG